From Aspergillus chevalieri M1 DNA, chromosome 4, nearly complete sequence, a single genomic window includes:
- a CDS encoding putative NTP binding protein (COG:U;~EggNog:ENOG410PZ4R;~TransMembrane:3 (o733-753i818-839o845-865i)) produces MDGDFQLPNGHLLNLNPRPRNNSKANRQPPVTSDLKLPQSREREHSNRIEGKTTTRPDPNAMPQTSPSGLATKLPMPKSFVDKGKGRGKREDKQPYVEDEEEDTPPTTSENTPERSTKNHDHHWSKLREKLDKDSPLIQKSKEKQKEYYQGACQKIKSFANGPRNETAKNSKYGEINASDTELPARGATGIPSPSNRARSASGVITRAPAIRQPPKQKKQQQQQQQQQQKDEQPAPLRIKKSPSRQPSETTDNATDSSAYSQFSTSSISGRASSNTEWEDKFVVNMPSATEPNPPFLTAQQIVEFQKSMEKVRREGGDMVHPDTCPSPRTTTPEGKADTPEKTSGRDDSNPENKMQDNTNDDPINPPQRRYYSPEEIGKKRCSTIWEEAPSKAKQKNPDSKSDGSFLGCKEINQEEKNPDEILFFSTATERPKVVDIPAPISRKPRAKAKPAGRRLPGDMNGNIMAYREWRSLSDNLMNRQRSKQAPKTMCQESVCQPQGKGQAPPKNPGKENPRNSENLKEDEVFMNTATVSRAPVGKTNARRSSSSQLLQSNSRTTGDSTPTSRVPMSRSPPSGLRPGIPRPLDDKQNTPSKSPSNLTSISFNKTRGQSERNSDSPRGIRGIMRFPGMRKSSTEQNAGTNRRQSSMPMPTSKSGSGEMRSISNPARVTSEPSSKSVSPVSSVVPQENGDKDSSTEIMNVAEIDGEQLQREREKNATTDSPDNAENSDKEDAVYPLTISLLFDILILSVAYIQRLSSEFLGNEYPQVILQSVVEMLEHCAHVSRHISFAFSTYRSTGSWPKSGNGDLCGSLTDIAQAIVYLISLGFMMIIIGRAAGYVVIVGSWVVWMAKPFGWAFGLVARALVP; encoded by the coding sequence ATGGACGGTGATTTTCAACTACCTAACGGACACCTTCTCAACTTGAACCCGCGGCCTCGTAACAACAGCAAAGCAAACCGGCAGCCTCCTGTCACTTCTGATTTGAAACTGCCACAGAGCCGAGAGCGAGAGCATTCGAACCGGATCGAAGGGAAGACTACGACACGGCCGGATCCTAACGCGATGCCGCAAACCAGTCCATCTGGGTTAGCTACGAAGCTGCCAATGCCCAAGAGCTTCGTGGACAAAGGCAAAGGAAGGGGCAAACGGGAGGACAAGCAACCATAcgttgaagatgaggaggaggacaCGCCGCCTACGACATCTGAAAATACCCCGGAGAGATCGACGAAGAACCACGATCACCATTGGAGTAAACTCCGCGAGAAGCTTGATAAGGACTCGCCATTGATACAAAAGAGCAAGGAGAAACAGAAGGAGTATTACCAAGGGGCTTGTCAGAAAATCAAGTCATTTGCGAACGGCCCGCGAAACGAAACGGCTAAGAACAGTAAGTACGGCGAAATCAATGCGAGCGACACCGAACTTCCTGCACGAGGGGCAACAGGTATTCCTAGTCCTAGCAATCGGGCTCGGAGTGCTTCGGGAGTTATCACTCGCGCTCCGGCTATCCGCCAGCCTCCAAAACAGAagaaacagcaacagcaacagcaacagcaacaacaaaaaGATGAGCAACCCGCTCCTCTCCGGATCAAGAAATCCCCTTCGCGACAGCCGTCCGAAACCACCGATAACGCTACCGATTCGTCCGCCTATTCACAATTCTCTACCTCATCAATTTCAGGTCGTGCTAGCTCGAATACTGAATGGGAGGATAAATTCGTCGTCAATATGCCATCGGCCACGGAACCAAATCCGCCATTCTTGACGGCTCAGCAAATCGTTGAGTTCCAGAAGAGCATGGAGAAGGTGCGACGAGAGGGAGGAGATATGGTGCATCCCGATACTTGCCCCAGTCCTCGTACTACAACGCCCGAGGGCAAGGCCGATACGCCAGAGAAGACATCTGGACGCGACGATTCTAACCCGGAGAACAAAATGCAAGACAACACAAACGATGATCCCATTAATCCTCCACAACGAAGGTACTATTCGCCTGAAGAAATAGGAAAGAAGAGGTGTAGCACAATCTGGGAGGAGGCACCTTCGAAAGCAAAGCAAAAGAATCCTGATTCCAAGTCAGATGGCTCGTTCTTGGGATGCAAGGAAATCAAccaagaagagaaaaaccCGGATGAGATCTTGTTCTTCTCAACGGCAACTGAGCGCCCGAAGGTCGTCGACATCCCAGCACCGATTTCGAGGAAGCCAAGAGCTAAAGCGAAGCCGGCTGGTCGTCGTCTGCCTGGAGATATGAATGGCAATATCATGGCGTACAGAGAGTGGAGATCCCTCTCCGATAACTTGATGAATCGTCAACGTTCGAAGCAGGCTCCCAAGACCATGTGTCAAGAGTCCGTGTGTCAGCCTCAGGGAAAAGGCCAGGCGCCCCCAAAAAACCCTGGGAAGGAGAATCCACGGAACTCGGAAAATCTAAAGGAAGACGAGGTTTTCATGAACACGGCAACTGTCTCGCGCGCTCCAGTTGGTAAGACAAATGCTAGaagatcatcatcctcgCAACTACTACAATCGAATTCTCGAACCACCGGAGACTCGACACCAACATCCCGGGTACCCATGTCGAGGTCACCGCCATCTGGATTACGACCAGGGATACCAAGGCCGCTCGACGACAAACAAAACACACCCTCGAAGTCCCCATCAAATCTTACAAGCATTTCCTTCAACAAGACCCGCGGGCAATCCGAGCGAAACTCTGACTCTCCACGAGGTATCCGTGGAATAATGCGCTTTCCAGGGATGAGGAAGTCATCCACAGAGCAAAATGCGGGCACGAATAGACGCCAGTCGTCTATGCCAATGCCAACAAGCAAAAGTGGCAGCGGAGAGATGAGAAGTATCTCCAATCCAGCCCGAGTCACCTCCGAGCCATCGTCTAAGAGTGTGTCTCCAGTCTCATCGGTCGTCCCGCAAGAAAATGGAGATAAGGACTCGAGCACGGAAATCATGAATGTCGCCGAAATCGATGGGGAACAACTGCagcgagagagagaaaaaaacgCTACCACCGATTCTCCCGACAACGCTGAGAACAGTGACAAGGAAGACGCAGTATACCCCTTGACAAtatctcttctctttgacATCCTAATCCTATCTGTCGCATACATACAACGCCTCTCCAGCGAATTCCTGGGAAACGAATACCCGCAAGTAATTTTGCAAAGCGTCGTGGAAATGCTCGAGCACTGCGCCCATGTCAGCAGACACATCTCTTTCGCCTTCTCGACATACAGGTCCACAGGGTCCTGGCCAAAATCGGGCAATGGAGACCTTTGTGGCTCTCTCACGGATATAGCGCAGGCCATTGTTTATCTTATTTCGCTGGGGTTTATGATGATTATTATCGGTAGGGCTGCTGGGTATGTTGTCATTGTTGGTAGTTGGGTGGTATGGATGGCGAAACCTTTTGGTTGGGCATTTGGGTTGGTGGCTAGAGCGCTTGTGCCGTGA
- a CDS encoding Nur1/Mug154 family protein (COG:S;~EggNog:ENOG410PJAC;~InterPro:IPR018819;~PFAM:PF10332;~TransMembrane:4 (i43-62o82-104i177-196o208-227i)), giving the protein MPRLVRRRPLGERIKSYLNPLDFLLWLSGEIDANDWDQFEKDWALLVGVALNVIFLIARANSRPSGSEAVDDVFGDDGGVPWLSWFASFVVHLLAGFSGFNSFYTFYRKRHYRMFEASIDQAPATPSAQRVRVDSTPMAASPLRYFANAISGSAESRAHPDAERDVWELAVWDPLPICVRMFCMFSPGHVLVYWLFLPTQVSDPRPSVTIVTTLFLTVLLSVQMSFLSSSFTQQAKDSALVHKEVLREYDNKYVHPRTQPLMRDVATQFSEEEEKANRVDTFTPTFVIQRGFKTSPNPNYVSHVDPEGVTPRRPSFTTPTTSYKTPSHLRDASPVVRPSATSIRQPQFRPAATSTGDGGSLGIYSHANSPLRKATSVNPERRIQNSGDFFYKERGTPLKRSSSPLKKSIVPGGASLAGQYSARRDTGRF; this is encoded by the exons ATGCCCCGGCTTGTCCGCCGCCGACCGTTGGGGGAGCGCATCAAGTCTTACTTGAATCCATTGGACTTTCTCTTGTGGCTGTCAGGAGAAATTGACGCGAATGACTGGGATCAGTTTGAGAAGGACTGGGCGCTGCTTGTCGGGGTAGCATTGAACGTGATCTTTCTGATTGCGAGAGCGAATAGCAGACCCAGTGGCAGCGAGGCCGTGGATGACGTCTTCGGTGACGATGGAGGAGTTCCCTGGCTGAGTTGGTTT GCGTCCTTCGTCGTTCACCTACTGGCCGGTTTCTCCGGCTTTAACTCTTTCTATACCTTCTATCGCAAACGCCATTACCGCATGTTCGAAGCATCGATTGATCAAGCTCCTGCGACCCCTTCTGCTCAACGAGTGCGCGTGGATTCGACTCCCATGGCAGCCTCCCCGTTGCGATACTTTGCGAATGCGATTTCGGGATCAGCCGAGTCGAGAGCGCATCCCGATGCGGAGCGGGATGTCTGGGAGCTTGCAGTCTGGGATCCTTTGCCGATTTGCGTCCGGATGTTTTGCATGTTCAGCCCGGGCCATGTTTTGGTTTATTGGCTCTTCCTGCCTACCCAGGTGTCTGATCCTCGGCCCAGCGTTACTATCGTGACTACGTTGTTCTTGACGGTCTTGCTCTCTGTGCAGATGTCATTTCTCTCTTCGTCGTTTACCCAACAAGCAAAGGATTCAGCGCTGGTACACAAGGAAGTGCTCCGAGAGTACGACAACAAATACGTGCATCCTCGTACTCAGCCCTTAATGAGAGACGTTGCCACCCAGTTctctgaagaggaagagaaagccAATCGGGTTGATACGTTTACCCCGACATTCGTTATTCAGCGCGGGTTCAAAACCAGCCCCAATCCGAACTACGTTAGCCATGTCGACCCTGAAGGTGTCACTCCCAGACGTCCGTCTTTCACGACCCCGACCACATCCTATAAAACACCGAGTCACCTGCGTGATGCCTCACCCGTCGTCCGCCCCTCTGCCACTTCTATTCGACAACCGCAATTCAGGCCCGCCGCGACTAGCACCGGCGATGGAGGTAGTCTCGGTATTTATTCGCATGCCAACTCACCTCTCCGGAAAGCTACGTCAGTAAATCCTGAACGCCGCATCCAGAATAGCGGAGACTTCTTCTACAAAGAACGAGGAACTCCGCTGAAGAGATCATCGAGCCCACTGAAGAAGAGCATTGTACCTGGCGGTGCCAGTCTAGCAGGTCAATATAGTGCTCGTCGCGATACTGGCCGATTTTAG
- the VMA7 gene encoding H(+)-transporting V1 sector ATPase subunit F (BUSCO:EOG09265FI4;~COG:C;~EggNog:ENOG410PPQE;~InterPro:IPR008218,IPR036906,IPR005772;~PFAM:PF01990;~go_component: GO:0033180 - proton-transporting V-type ATPase, V1 domain [Evidence IEA];~go_function: GO:0046961 - proton-transporting ATPase activity, rotational mechanism [Evidence IEA];~go_process: GO:0034220 - ion transmembrane transport [Evidence IEA];~go_process: GO:1902600 - proton transmembrane transport [Evidence IEA]), with protein MTAQGRQFLAVIGDEDSVTGLLLAGIGHVTDGPDAQRNFLVVDSKTETSTIEKAFNDFTKERQDIAIVLINQHIAERIRTSVDSFADPFPAVLEIPSKDHPYDPEKDSVLKRVRRLFGE; from the exons ATGACGGCTCAG GGCCGACAATTCCTTGCGGTCATCGGTGATGAAGA CTCCGTAACGGGTCTTCTCCTTGCGGGCATCGGG CACGTTACAGATGGCCCGGACGCCCAACGAAATTTCCTAGTCGTCGACTCCAAGACCGAGACATCCACGATCGAGAAAGCGTTCAACGACTTCACAAAGGAGAGACAAGATATTGCCATCGTTCTGATCAACCAACAT ATTGCGGAGCGCATCAGGACCAGTGTCGACTCGTTCGCCGACCCATTCCCCGCCGTGCTTGAGATCCCGAGTAAAGATCATCCATatgacccagaaaaggataGTGTGCTGAAGCGGGTGCGACGGCTGTTTGGAGAGTAG
- a CDS encoding putative peroxisomal 3-ketoacyl-coA thiolase (Kat1) (COG:I;~EggNog:ENOG410PJ8U;~InterPro:IPR016039,IPR020613,IPR020610,IPR020617, IPR020616,IPR002155;~PFAM:PF00108,PF02803;~TransMembrane:1 (i398-416o);~go_function: GO:0016746 - transferase activity, transferring acyl groups [Evidence IEA];~go_function: GO:0016747 - transferase activity, transferring acyl groups other than amino-acyl groups [Evidence IEA]), with protein MSSPQQRLSSITNQVSGSVAARQQLLSKNPDDVVITYAARTPLTKARKGGLKDTSIDDLLISLLTTIREKSNLDPNLVEDVCVGNVLAPGSAYVARSAVLAAGYPVTAAASIANRFCSSGLLAVQNIANQIIAGSIDVGIAVGAESMSTTPDGGAPEMSDKILSHPIASQNQQPMGQTSENVAAQFNIPREAHDQFAAKSFQKAEHAQKSGWTTDEIVPVQTKVKDPKTGEVKDVVVNRDDGIRYGTTPESLSKVRSAFPQWKPSATTGGNASQITDGAAGLLLMKRSRAQALGQPMVAKFCGATVAGLEPRIMGIGPSLAIPKILSKFNLSKEDIDVFEINEAFASMGVYCVKKLGLDLTKVNPRGGAIALGHPLGCTGARQVVTALSELRRQDKRVAVTSMCVGTGMGMAGIFVSEH; from the exons ATGTCTTCGCCACAGCAACGTTTGTCTTCTATCACAAACCAGGTGTCTGGCAGTGTCGCGGCCAGACAACAACTCCTGTCCAAGAACCCTGATGATGTG GTCATCACATACGCTGCGCGCACTCCTCTCACCAAGGCCCGGAAGGGTGGATTGAAGGACACCTCTATTGACGACCTGCTCATTTCGCTTCTGACG ACCATCCGCGAAAAATCGAACCTCGACCCCAACCTCGTGGAGGATGTCTGCGTCGGCAACGTCCTCGCTCCTGGCTCTGCCTATGTCGCCCGTTCCGCCGTTCTCGCCGCAGGATACCCCGTAACAGCTGCTGCATCCATTGCGAACCGATTCTGCTCATCCGGTTTGCTCGCAGTTCAGAACATCGCCAACCAGATCATCGCTGGCTCGATTGACGTTGGTATTGCGGTGGGCGCCGAGAGCATGAGCACCACCCCCGATGGTGGTGCACCAGAGATGTCGGATAAGATCCTGTCGCACCCGATTGCCTCGCAGAACCAGCAGCCCATGGGTCAGACCTCGGAGAACGTCGCCGCTCAGTTCAACATCCCCCGCGAAGCGCATGACCAGTTTGCCGCCAAGAGCTTCCAGAAGGCCGAACACGCGCAGAAGTCCGGCTGGACGACCGACGAGATCGTTCCTGTCCAGACCAAAGTTAAGGACCCCAAGACCGGTGAAGTCAAGGACGTGGTTGTCAACCGGGATGACGGTATTCGCTATGGCACTACTCCGGAGTCGCTGAGCAAGGTTCGCTCCGCGTTTCCTCAGTGGAAGCCTAGTGCTACGACAGGTGGAAATGCCAGTCAGATCACCGATGGTGCAGCTGGTCTTCTCCTCATGAAGAGATCGCGCGCGCAGGCTCTGGGACAGCCCATGGTGGCCAAGTTCTGCGGAGCTACCGTTGCAGGTCTCGAGCCCCGTATCATGGGCATCGGGCCATCCCTCGCTATTCCCAAGATTCTCTCCAAGTTCAACCTGAGCAAGGAAGACATTGATGTCTTTGAGATCAACGAGGCTTTTGCTTCTATG GGTGTCTACTGTGTTAAAAAGCTCGGACTCGACCTCACCAAGGTGAACCCTCGTGGTGGTGCCAT CGCCCTTGGTCACCCGCTGGGTTGCACTGGTGCACGCCAGGTTGTTACTGCTCTGTCTGAGTTGCGACGACAGGACAAGAGGGTCGCAGTGACTTCGATGTGTGTTGGCACAGGCATGGGTATGGCTGGTATCTTTGTTTCCGAGCACTAG
- the NPC2 gene encoding ML domain-containing protein (BUSCO:EOG09264UJF;~COG:U;~EggNog:ENOG410PQD6;~InterPro:IPR014756,IPR039670,IPR033917,IPR003172;~PFAM:PF02221;~SECRETED:SignalP(1-19);~go_process: GO:0032366 - intracellular sterol transport [Evidence IEA]), whose product MKLLSATAALFGLLAPVSAAGSLAVRAPAFFDIAQTPIRTTAGAPVNGNNPLTYCADPSTYSLDIHSVDLTPNPPLPGQTLTIEAAGTLHEKIEKGATVLLEVKYGLITLIRQTVDLCEQIENVDLHCPLEKGDMVLKKQVELPKQIPPGKYSVHADIYNNDGKQVTCLEAQNIEFKFGR is encoded by the exons ATGAAGCTCTTATCAGCTACCGCTGCCTTGTTCGGCCTTCTCGCCCCCGTTTCCGCTGCTGGATCTCTCGCAGTTCGCGCTCCCGCGTTCTTTGACATCGCCCAGACCCCGATCAGGACTACTGCTGGTGCTCCCGTGAATGGAAACAACCCATTGACTTACTGCGCCGACCCGTCGACCTACAGTTTGGATATCCATTCGGTCGACTTGACGCCGAACCCCCCTCTGCC TGGCCAAACTCTTACCATCGAGGCTGCGGGTACCTTGCACGAAAAAATCGAGAAAGGTGCTACCGTGCTCTTGGAGGTCAAGTATGGCCTTATCACCCTCATCAGGCAAACCGTCGATCTCTGCGAGCAAATCGAGAATGTCGACCTCCACTGCCCCTTGGAGAAGGGTGACATGGTTCTGAAGAAGCAGGTTGAGTTGCCTAAGCAGATCCCGCCG GGTAAATACTCTGTTCACGCCGATATCTACAACAACGACGGGAAGCAGGTTACCTGCCTCGAAGCCCAAAACATTGAATTCAAGTTCGGACGCTAA
- a CDS encoding methylenetetrahydrofolate reductase (NAD(P)H) MET13 (COG:E;~EggNog:ENOG410PGGH;~InterPro:IPR029041,IPR003171,IPR004621;~PFAM:PF02219;~go_function: GO:0004489 - methylenetetrahydrofolate reductase (NAD(P)H) activity [Evidence IEA];~go_process: GO:0006555 - methionine metabolic process [Evidence IEA];~go_process: GO:0055114 - oxidation-reduction process [Evidence IEA]) — MHVKEKLAQNEANGKTGISFEFFPPKTAQGVQNLYDRMDRMHSLGPEFIDITWGAGGRLSDLTCEMVNVAQSVYGLETCMHLTCTDMPREKVDAALHAAYKAGCTNILALRGDPPRDKEQWEVVDGGFRYAKDLVKYIRDKYGNHFDIGVGGYPEGADDNPDVDLLIDHLKEKIDAGSSFVITQMFYDTDNFINWVKKCRAKGITVPILPGIMPIQTYAAFLRRANWTKARIPQDWLDALEPVKNDDAAVRDIGKTLIANMCRRLLDSGLIKHLHFYTMNLQQATQLVLEELKLLPSEETPLPKPLPWRPSLGLKRRAEDVRPIFWRNRNSSYIARTQTWDEYPNGRWTDSRSPAFGELDAYGVGLKGTNEQNIKLWGEPKSVQDITTIFIRYLKGELSRLPWSDTAISGEADAIMENLINLNSRGFLTINSQPAVNGAKSSHPVHGWGPKNGYVYQKAYLELLVPNDVVDELVSRIEKNADLTYHAVSKTGSLRTNTLDSPNALTWGIFAGREVIQPTIVETVSFLAWKDEAYRLGEDWAKCHDAASPSRKLIQSVVDNWSLVNIVNNDFHNTYDIYRLFDGLNVKDLDVEVSGDVLVPQQNGASAEAAAAN; from the exons ATGCACGTCAAGGAAAAGCTCGCCCAAAATGAGGCCAACGGGAAGACAGGCATCTCGTTCGAATTCTTCCCTCCGAAGACGGCCCAGGGTGTTCAGAACCTCTACGACAGAATGGATCGCATGCACTCTCTCGGTCCCGAGTTCATCGATATCACCTGGGGTGCTGGTGGTCGACTGTCCGATTTGACTTGCGAAATGGTGAATGTTGCTCAATCGGTGTATGGACTGGAGACCTGTATGCATCTTACTTGCACGGACATGCCGCGGGAGAAGGTGGATGCTGCTCTCCACGCTGCCTACAAGGCTGGTTGTACCAACATCTTGGCCCTGCGTGGAGACCCGCCCCGTGACAAGGAGCAGTGGGAAGTAGTTGACGGAGGATTCCGCTACGCGAAAGATCTTGTTAAGTACATCCGGGACAAATATGGCAACCACTTCGATATTGGCGTGGGAGGTTATCCGGAAGGCGCGGACGACAACCCGGATGTTGATCTCTTGATCGATCACTTGAAGGAGAAGATTGATGCGGGAAGTTCATTTGTGATCACACAGATGTTCTACGACACGGACAACTTTATCAACTGGGTTAAGAAGTGCCGAGCTAAGGGCATCACCGTTCCTATTCTCCCGGGTATCATGCCAATCCAAACATATGCGGCATTCCTCCGACGTGCGAACTGGACAAAGGCACGTATTCCTCAAGACTGGCTTGACGCCCTGGAGCCCGTGAAGAATGATGATGCAGCCGTGAGAGATATCGGAAAGACTCTGATTGCTAACATGTGCCGGCGACTTCTTGATTCTGGGTTGATCAAGCACCTTCATTT CTATACGATGAACCTTCAACAAGCGACACAATTGGTCCTCGAAGAATTGAAGCTCTTGCCATCCGAAGAGACACCGCTCCCCAAACCTCTCCCATGGCGTCCGTCGCTTGGTCTCAAGCGGCGCGCAGAAGATGTTCGTCCTATCTTCTGGCGGAACAGGAACTCGTCCTATATTGCGCGTACTCAGACTTGGGACGAGTACCCGAACGGCCGTTGGACCGACTCCCGATCACCTGCCTTTGGTGAGCTTGATGCCTATGGTGTAGGCCTGAAGGGTACGAACGAGCAGAACATCAAATTGTGGGGCGAACCAAAGTCTGTGCAAGACATCACGACCATTTTTATTCGCTATTTGAAGGGCGAGCTATCGCGACTGCCATGGAGTGACACCGCCATTTCAGGGGAGGCCGATGCCATCATGGAGAACCTGATCAACCTCAACAGTAGAGGCTTCCTAACAATCAACTCACAGCCTGCCGTCAATGGCGCCAAGTCCTCTCACCCAGTGCACGGATGGGGACCAAAGAATGGCTATGTCTACCAAAAAGCATACCTTGAACTGTTAGTGCCCAACGACGTCGTCGATGAGCTGGTCTCGCGCATCGAGAAGAATGCAGACCTGACATACCACGCCGTTTCGAAGACCGGCAGTTTGAGAACGAACACTCTTGACAGCCCGAATGCGCTGACATGGGGTATTTTCGCGGGACGCGAGGTCATCCAACCTACGATTGTGGAAACGGTCAGTTTCCTGGCTTGGAAGGACGAGGCCTATCGTCTGGGCGAGGACTGGGCCAAATGCCACGACGCCGCCAGCCCAAGTAGGAAGTTGATCCAGAGTGTCGTGGATAATTGGTCCCTTGTCAACATCG TCAACAACGATTTCCACAACACTTACGATATCTATCGattgtttgatggcttgAATGTCAAGGATCTTGACGTTGAAGTCTCTGGGGATGTACTGGTACCTCAACAGAACGGAGCATCAGCTGAAGCTGCCGCAGCCAACTAA
- the URA5 gene encoding orotate phosphoribosyltransferase (COG:F;~EggNog:ENOG410Q59Z;~InterPro:IPR029057,IPR000836,IPR004467,IPR023031;~PFAM:PF00156;~go_function: GO:0004588 - orotate phosphoribosyltransferase activity [Evidence IEA];~go_process: GO:0006221 - pyrimidine nucleotide biosynthetic process [Evidence IEA];~go_process: GO:0009116 - nucleoside metabolic process [Evidence IEA]) produces MSAATIPPPAADQDYKGTLLPLLMSNNVLSFGSYVLKSGRESPYFFTSSLLHTAPLLRATSAAYASVLAAEPFVTIAADGTKTPNFDIVFGPAYKGVPICAAVVNELAVRDSLSPSPKGTWDNVSYSFNRKEAKAHGEGGNIVGAPLKGKRVVIVDDVITAGTALREAVCIIEKEGGIVSGVVILLDREERVSDAEPKSAVGVAQRDLGENIPIRAVIGLHDLIEKLGSEIGDGEVQRLKDYRARYGAE; encoded by the coding sequence ATGTCGGCCGCAACCATCCCTCCCCCCGCCGCGGACCAGGACTACAAGGGGACGCTGCTCCCGCTTCTGATGTCCAACAATGTCCTTTCGTTCGGATCTTACGTGCTAAAGTCCGGCCGGGAATCCCCCTACTTCTTCACCTCGTCGCTCCTGCACACGGCCCCATTGCTCCGCGCGACCTCCGCCGCCTACGCCAGCGTCCTGGCCGCCGAACCCTTCGTCACCATCGCTGCTGACGGCACCAAGACCCCGAACTTCGATATCGTCTTCGGTCCTGCCTACAAGGGTGTTCCAATTTGTGCCGCTGTGGTGAACGAGTTGGCCGTGCGGGACTCGCTGTCCCCTTCGCCCAAGGGTACCTGGGATAACGTCAGCTACTCTTTCAACCGCAAAGAGGCCAAGGCGCACGGCGAGGGAGGAAACATTGTTGGGGCTCCGTTGAAGGGCAAGCGGGTGGTGATTGTCGACGATGTCATCACCGCGGGTACTGCGCTGCGCGAGGCAGTGTGCATCattgagaaggagggcgGTATTGTGTCGGGCGTTGTCATCCTGCTGGATCGGGAGGAGAGAGTCAGTGATGCTGAGCCCAAGAGCGCTGTTGGTGTTGCTCAGAGAGATCTGGGGGAGAACATCCCCATCCGCGCCGTCATTGGTCTCCACGATTTGATTGAAAAGTTGGGTAGTGAGATTGGAGACGGCGAGGTGCAGCGGTTGAAGGACTACCGGGCTCGTTATGGAGCGGAGTAA